From the genome of Micrococcales bacterium:
GGGCCTGCGTCCGGCCGATGTAACTGACCATTTTGGCCTGACAGCCAACGGTGTGGCCGCCTTGGCCTACCGCGCCCGTGAGGGTCTGCGTCAGGCTTACCTGCAGCATCACGCCTCCAGTCAGCTGCCCGAGGCCTGCCAGTCGACCGCCGAGAAGCTCGGCGCCTACACCCGTGACGCCTTGGCGCCCCGCGAACGCGGCCGGGTCGAGGCCCACCTGGTGGACTGCAAGCAATGCAAGTCGGCCGTGGGCGAGTTGTCAGATGTCAACCGCTCATTGCGCGGCGTCCTTGGCCCGCTGGTATTTGGGGCGGCTGCCTCAACCGCGTTGACGTCTTTGACTCAGGCCGGCCTAGGGGCGCTTCCCCCCAGTCCGATGCCGGCCCTTGAGTTGGGCGCAGCGGCCAAGCCGGCAGCGTCCCAGCCATGGACCTGGAAGTCACTCGGGTCTTCTTTGACCAGGCCATTTAGGTTCTCGACCCACCCGGTGATGGCCACGTTGAGCACACTTGGTTCGGTCGTGGTGATCGCCTCGTTGGTGATCGGTTTGCTGCCGTTATTCCATGTTGCTCCCTGGCAAAACTCAGCGCCCAAGCCGGCCAGCTTTGCTGATGGCCCGCCAGCCATCAGCACCGAAGCCGAGTCCATGACCACACTGTTCATGGCGGATGGGCATTTGGCAGCCGCCACTGCCGGAGCACCATTTGCCGTGCCCAAACAGGGCGGCACCGTCAATTCGCAGGCCGCCTTGTCAATTCCAGCAGGGGCCACAGTGCGCCGGGCAGAATTGGTTTGGGCCTGCAACGATCCGGCAGAAAACTGGTGGAAAGTCTCCCTGACCGATCCGACAGGCTCCAAGCATTCAGTCTTGGCCGAACGTCGTGTCATCATGCCCTCCGGTGTTCAGCTTGGCGCCGATGTCACTGACGCCGTGACCAGCGGTGGAGCCGGACTGTGGCGCATCGGTGACCTTGTCTTGGCCGAGCCACAAGGCCAGGGCTGGGCCGGTTGGGCCCTGAGCGTGGTTTACTCCGACCCGGCATTGCCTCAGAC
Proteins encoded in this window:
- a CDS encoding sigma-70 family RNA polymerase sigma factor, which gives rise to MATVTGDVALEAGSDAALIALVRDGDEVAFGRLYERHQSAARVVASQYAPRQADVDDLVAEAFTQIYRLLRQGDGPDAFFRAYLFTCIRNQASRGREAQGKVRPTDDEAVLDSLIDHPDANLEFFERELITEAFESLPERWRSVLWYLEVEGLRPADVTDHFGLTANGVAALAYRAREGLRQAYLQHHASSQLPEACQSTAEKLGAYTRDALAPRERGRVEAHLVDCKQCKSAVGELSDVNRSLRGVLGPLVFGAAASTALTSLTQAGLGALPPSPMPALELGAAAKPAASQPWTWKSLGSSLTRPFRFSTHPVMATLSTLGSVVVIASLVIGLLPLFHVAPWQNSAPKPASFADGPPAISTEAESMTTLFMADGHLAAATAGAPFAVPKQGGTVNSQAALSIPAGATVRRAELVWACNDPAENWWKVSLTDPTGSKHSVLAERRVIMPSGVQLGADVTDAVTSGGAGLWRIGDLVLAEPQGQGWAGWALSVVYSDPALPQTRVSILEGSLRLGTEDGTSQAVSAPAGELAWMAAVVWGGSSADLTTAWLIDNASTPDLGQGYPVEAVIDGQPTGIQLLLGEHAYFPQGPGSAPGTSISFRSAPDSTFDRAVGLLTVVAPNQR